One window of Larus michahellis chromosome 19, bLarMic1.1, whole genome shotgun sequence genomic DNA carries:
- the NCMAP gene encoding noncompact myelin-associated protein isoform X4 encodes MTTAAPPINNTQFSVNMTTKSQEQSLYQSSGAIVAAIVVGVIIIFTVVLLILKTYNRRMRVKRELEPKTTKPAMPPALGQNSNSLSQHPTVTFIPVDIHMQSR; translated from the exons ATGACGACAGCCGCCCCACCGATCAATAACACTCAGTTCTCGGTAAACATGACCACGAAGTCTCAAGAACAAAGTCTCTACCAAA GTTCTGGAGCAATAGTTGCTGCCATCGTAGTAGGAGTGATTATTATTTTCACAGTGGTTCTGCTCATATTGAAAACATACAACAG GCGCATGAGAGTGAAGCGGGAGCTGGAACCCAAAACGACCAAACCGGCAATGCCACCAGCTTTAGGGCAGAACAGCAACAGCCTGTCTCAGCATCCCACCGTGACCTTCATACCTGTGGACATCCACATGCAGAGCAGATAA
- the NCMAP gene encoding noncompact myelin-associated protein isoform X2 has product MELKHPPDSPGECSQASRIKMTTAAPPINNTQFSVNMTTKSQEQSLYQSSGAIVAAIVVGVIIIFTVVLLILKTYNRRMRVKRELEPKTTKPAMPPALGQNSNSLSQHPTVTFIPVDIHMQSR; this is encoded by the exons ATGGAGCTGAAGCACCCACCTGATTCCCCTGGGGAATGCTCACAAGCCAG CCGAATCAAGATGACGACAGCCGCCCCACCGATCAATAACACTCAGTTCTCGGTAAACATGACCACGAAGTCTCAAGAACAAAGTCTCTACCAAA GTTCTGGAGCAATAGTTGCTGCCATCGTAGTAGGAGTGATTATTATTTTCACAGTGGTTCTGCTCATATTGAAAACATACAACAG GCGCATGAGAGTGAAGCGGGAGCTGGAACCCAAAACGACCAAACCGGCAATGCCACCAGCTTTAGGGCAGAACAGCAACAGCCTGTCTCAGCATCCCACCGTGACCTTCATACCTGTGGACATCCACATGCAGAGCAGATAA
- the NCMAP gene encoding noncompact myelin-associated protein isoform X3 encodes MDGRIKMTTAAPPINNTQFSVNMTTKSQEQSLYQSSGAIVAAIVVGVIIIFTVVLLILKTYNRRMRVKRELEPKTTKPAMPPALGQNSNSLSQHPTVTFIPVDIHMQSR; translated from the exons ATGGATGG CCGAATCAAGATGACGACAGCCGCCCCACCGATCAATAACACTCAGTTCTCGGTAAACATGACCACGAAGTCTCAAGAACAAAGTCTCTACCAAA GTTCTGGAGCAATAGTTGCTGCCATCGTAGTAGGAGTGATTATTATTTTCACAGTGGTTCTGCTCATATTGAAAACATACAACAG GCGCATGAGAGTGAAGCGGGAGCTGGAACCCAAAACGACCAAACCGGCAATGCCACCAGCTTTAGGGCAGAACAGCAACAGCCTGTCTCAGCATCCCACCGTGACCTTCATACCTGTGGACATCCACATGCAGAGCAGATAA
- the NCMAP gene encoding noncompact myelin-associated protein isoform X1, whose amino-acid sequence MNKVLLVVWGFFVFGLVVWFFFFSLNLLSSVLERAGRLIFNMKSTRKLGALCYSSLNVASTEQNSTAFIIWEQAEVADSRIKMTTAAPPINNTQFSVNMTTKSQEQSLYQSSGAIVAAIVVGVIIIFTVVLLILKTYNRRMRVKRELEPKTTKPAMPPALGQNSNSLSQHPTVTFIPVDIHMQSR is encoded by the exons ATGAATAaggttttgttggtggtttggggtttttttgtgtttggtttggttgtgtggtttttttttttttctttaaatctgctgAGCAGTGTGCTAGAAAGGGCTGGCAGACTAATATTTAACATGAAAAGCACTAGAAAGCTCGGAGCATTGTGTTACAGTTCGCTGAACGTTGCCAGCACGGAACAAAACTCCACTGCTTTCATTATTTGGGAACAGGCTGAAGTTGCTGACAG CCGAATCAAGATGACGACAGCCGCCCCACCGATCAATAACACTCAGTTCTCGGTAAACATGACCACGAAGTCTCAAGAACAAAGTCTCTACCAAA GTTCTGGAGCAATAGTTGCTGCCATCGTAGTAGGAGTGATTATTATTTTCACAGTGGTTCTGCTCATATTGAAAACATACAACAG GCGCATGAGAGTGAAGCGGGAGCTGGAACCCAAAACGACCAAACCGGCAATGCCACCAGCTTTAGGGCAGAACAGCAACAGCCTGTCTCAGCATCCCACCGTGACCTTCATACCTGTGGACATCCACATGCAGAGCAGATAA